A genomic window from Cryobacterium sp. SO2 includes:
- a CDS encoding APC family permease: protein MSATEMSALERAIGNPQPVAGIESRSPVDGLDRRSVGFVDVLSQSVSAVAPSAAATTMPLLVATVAGGATVWALGAAMLLALLVATTVNQFTRRIAATGSLYTYVAHGLGTTASFVTGTALLVGYGFVAMFALGGAGYYLAILASRLWPALSGSLLVPVLLILVMAAACLYLLARGIRVSTRATLLVECVSVVIILALVVTLLVVQGPTLDWSVLDMSAVRPSDFAVGAALALTAFVGFESSATLGVEARRPYATIPRAVTWTVIGSGGLYLLAAFSQLVGFASLGGSITASPSPVNDLAAAYGIDGLGLLLDVSIAASFLACAIASITALVRVLFSMGREGLLPSAFGRSHRRLRTPFVAIVVTVPVLTIGLIGTILITGSVWQAMEIFIVGAAGGYIAAYVLACVAAPVFLWRIGELTFWPLVRAGVAAVLLTAVLVVYLAVESTSTRFAGVWVFLAVMLVGTVFAAVRHRRRPWLRDAVGVYDVTVTADVLGAAPAGDRAAP, encoded by the coding sequence ATGAGCGCCACGGAGATGTCCGCCCTGGAGCGGGCGATCGGGAACCCCCAACCGGTGGCCGGGATCGAGTCCCGCTCCCCCGTCGACGGGCTCGACCGGCGCAGCGTCGGTTTTGTGGACGTGTTGTCCCAGTCGGTGTCCGCGGTGGCTCCGTCGGCCGCCGCGACCACGATGCCGTTGCTCGTGGCCACGGTCGCCGGCGGTGCCACGGTCTGGGCGCTGGGCGCGGCCATGCTCCTGGCCCTGCTCGTGGCCACCACGGTGAACCAGTTCACCCGCCGCATCGCCGCGACCGGATCGCTGTACACCTACGTGGCCCACGGCCTGGGCACCACGGCCTCCTTCGTCACCGGAACGGCGCTGCTGGTGGGCTACGGGTTCGTGGCCATGTTCGCGCTCGGCGGCGCCGGCTACTATCTGGCGATCCTGGCATCGCGTCTCTGGCCGGCACTCTCCGGGAGCCTGCTGGTGCCGGTGCTGCTGATCCTGGTGATGGCCGCCGCCTGCCTGTACCTGCTGGCCCGGGGCATCCGGGTGTCGACCAGGGCAACGCTGCTGGTGGAGTGCGTCTCGGTGGTCATCATCCTCGCGCTCGTCGTGACGCTGCTGGTGGTGCAGGGCCCCACCCTGGACTGGTCGGTGCTGGACATGTCTGCGGTGCGCCCCTCCGACTTCGCCGTGGGCGCCGCGCTCGCCCTCACGGCCTTCGTCGGGTTCGAGAGCTCGGCGACCCTCGGCGTCGAGGCCCGGCGGCCGTACGCCACGATCCCCCGCGCCGTGACCTGGACCGTGATCGGCTCCGGCGGCCTGTACCTGCTGGCCGCGTTCAGCCAGCTGGTCGGCTTCGCCTCGCTGGGCGGCAGCATCACGGCCAGCCCGTCGCCGGTCAACGACCTCGCCGCCGCGTACGGCATCGACGGGCTCGGCCTGCTGCTCGACGTGAGCATCGCCGCCTCCTTCCTGGCCTGCGCGATAGCGTCGATCACGGCGCTCGTGCGGGTGCTCTTCTCGATGGGCAGGGAGGGCCTGCTGCCCAGCGCGTTCGGCCGCAGCCACCGCCGCCTCCGCACCCCGTTCGTCGCCATCGTCGTGACGGTTCCGGTGCTCACGATCGGGTTGATCGGCACAATCCTCATCACCGGCAGCGTCTGGCAGGCGATGGAGATCTTCATCGTCGGTGCGGCCGGCGGTTACATCGCGGCCTACGTGCTGGCCTGTGTTGCGGCCCCGGTCTTCCTCTGGCGGATCGGCGAGCTGACCTTCTGGCCGCTGGTGCGGGCCGGAGTCGCCGCCGTGCTGCTGACCGCCGTGCTCGTGGTGTACCTCGCAGTCGAGAGCACCTCGACGCGGTTCGCCGGCGTGTGGGTGTTCCTCGCCGTTATGCTCGTCGGCACCGTGTTCGCCGCCGTGCGCCATCGCCGACGGCCCTGGCTGCGCGACGCCGTCGGCGTCTACGACGTGACGGTGACGGCGGATGTGCTCGGCGCCGCTCCCGCCGGCGACCGAGCGGCTCCGTGA
- a CDS encoding DUF2017 domain-containing protein: protein MEFRREDTGTVSAMFEPIEVDLLRNVTSQLLQLLGAVDIDDDAMLAQPAVRRLLPDAYPDDPEAAAEFRRFTADGLLERKLANAATVLAALGDDEQSTGQTDASVHDPLPVPIVLDEQQVQSWLRTLTDLRLVVADRLQIDPHGTPHLDDEESYVVNDIYNWLGMVQESLVYAIDA, encoded by the coding sequence ATGGAATTCCGCCGCGAAGACACCGGCACGGTCTCGGCGATGTTCGAACCCATCGAGGTGGACCTGCTGCGCAACGTCACCTCGCAACTGCTGCAGCTGCTCGGCGCGGTCGACATCGACGACGACGCCATGCTCGCCCAGCCGGCGGTGCGCCGGCTGCTGCCGGACGCCTACCCGGACGACCCTGAGGCCGCGGCCGAGTTCCGCCGCTTCACGGCCGACGGGCTGCTCGAGCGCAAGCTCGCCAACGCCGCCACCGTGCTTGCCGCGCTCGGCGACGACGAGCAGAGCACCGGCCAGACGGATGCTTCGGTGCACGACCCGCTGCCGGTGCCGATAGTGCTCGACGAGCAGCAGGTGCAGTCCTGGCTGCGCACCCTCACCGACCTGCGGCTCGTGGTGGCCGACCGCCTGCAGATCGACCCGCACGGCACCCCGCACCTCGACGACGAGGAGTCGTATGTGGTGAACGACATCTACAACTGGCTGGGCATGGTGCAGGAGTCGCTCGTCTATGCCATCGACGCGTAG
- a CDS encoding SDR family oxidoreductase — translation MSLKVETRADLPTLVDTQLNTEPIDSAEDDPQTPVALVTGAGSIIGRAVVSRLLADGYAVAGVDVQETAPLGDRHLVLMGDMGTESDSNLAVTQALDTFGRLDSAVLHADIGGSRSLRASGTVAEGERLLARNLNSIALGIQAAANGLSLDGQRSIVATASVAGLLADPGNWAYHASKIAMIDLVRSSALTYAARGIRVNNVAAGLVRADAGDENPADQTFGRDFSRRIPLCRLAEPAEIAQVIAFLLSPAASYVTGTTLAADGGLTASAGLVF, via the coding sequence ATGTCACTCAAAGTGGAGACTCGGGCTGATCTGCCCACACTGGTGGACACCCAGCTGAACACCGAGCCGATCGATTCTGCGGAGGACGACCCCCAGACCCCGGTGGCGCTCGTCACCGGAGCCGGTTCGATCATCGGCCGGGCCGTCGTCTCCAGGCTCCTCGCCGACGGCTACGCCGTCGCGGGCGTCGACGTGCAGGAGACCGCCCCCCTGGGCGACCGGCATCTCGTGCTGATGGGCGACATGGGAACCGAATCCGACTCGAACCTAGCCGTGACGCAGGCCCTCGACACCTTCGGCCGGCTTGATTCCGCGGTACTGCACGCCGACATCGGCGGGTCGCGGTCGCTGCGCGCGTCGGGCACGGTCGCCGAAGGCGAACGACTGCTCGCCCGCAACCTCAACAGCATCGCGCTCGGCATCCAGGCCGCCGCCAACGGGCTGTCGCTCGACGGCCAGCGCAGCATCGTCGCCACTGCCTCGGTGGCCGGGCTGCTCGCGGACCCGGGCAACTGGGCCTATCACGCGTCGAAGATCGCGATGATCGACCTGGTGCGTTCGTCAGCCCTCACCTACGCGGCCAGGGGCATCAGGGTGAACAACGTGGCGGCCGGCCTGGTGCGGGCAGATGCCGGCGACGAGAACCCGGCCGACCAGACCTTCGGACGCGACTTCTCCCGCCGCATCCCGCTCTGCCGGCTGGCCGAGCCGGCCGAGATCGCGCAGGTGATCGCCTTCCTGCTCTCGCCGGCCGCTTCCTATGTGACCGGCACCACTCTTGCCGCCGACGGCGGACTGACGGCGTCCGCGGGGCTGGTCTTCTAG
- a CDS encoding helix-turn-helix domain-containing protein, which yields MSAEAGDLRARQPKAIHSALTVLEEVAKCGAGVTARQVSDNLGLPRATTYRLLNLLVQDEYLVRMPDLRGFALGRKVVELAQLVAPARPPEAVRLLVTELRERIRGGVHLVRYDRDGLHVIDPDPDFPPTVTAAGSRPLHESAMGRLLLAERSSPEVTEVPQLGFARQFDAVSPGSGCLAVPIRDRDGTLVAALCLAAPRARIEQPGEHLLLLQQAALTLAPLLA from the coding sequence GTGAGCGCCGAGGCCGGCGACCTGCGGGCCCGCCAGCCCAAGGCCATCCACAGCGCCCTGACCGTGCTCGAGGAGGTGGCCAAGTGCGGCGCCGGGGTGACAGCGCGGCAGGTGTCCGACAATCTCGGACTGCCCCGCGCCACCACCTACCGGCTGCTCAACCTGCTGGTGCAGGACGAATACCTGGTGCGGATGCCGGACCTGCGCGGTTTCGCGCTCGGCCGCAAGGTGGTGGAGCTGGCCCAGTTGGTGGCGCCCGCCCGGCCGCCGGAGGCTGTGCGGCTGCTCGTGACCGAGCTGCGGGAACGCATCCGCGGCGGGGTGCACCTCGTGCGCTACGACAGGGACGGGCTGCACGTGATCGACCCCGATCCTGACTTCCCGCCGACCGTCACCGCGGCGGGCAGCCGGCCGCTGCACGAATCGGCGATGGGACGCCTGCTGCTGGCCGAGCGGAGTTCCCCGGAGGTGACCGAGGTGCCGCAGCTGGGGTTCGCCCGCCAGTTCGATGCCGTGAGCCCCGGCTCCGGCTGCCTCGCGGTGCCGATCAGGGACCGGGACGGCACCCTCGTGGCCGCCCTGTGCCTGGCGGCGCCGCGGGCCCGGATCGAGCAGCCCGGCGAGCATCTGCTCCTGCTGCAGCAAGCCGCCCTCACCCTGGCCCCACTCCTCGCCTAG
- a CDS encoding glycosyltransferase — MGTHTTLDSIRQADSILAGIRGADDLTIAASRDGGNRAVRLLAQAALDPTDQLTAIAAVHALAQVFDESADDVLVALLEHDSAFLREHAAWAFGTRLPRFDAIAGLLRMVVAGGFSGMIAQRTLEQWAASAPEHVVLAAEGAMLGVVDPPARARLVETIGLIAGRIPQRMLTRIAADLAEHLDARAAAVAALGDRQATDAAIALVTTLARGDDDLADVARLALLDLTVPAYPRAPWSQGQTVAQLFLHADIDRELSQVGSGDNGGIATLLVRLGDALVAADDADALGFEPAVDRVLTLSRGGPADALACLPEVSSTLSGHAFATVPFLGAPISSAESWPRRVAVQRGIRRILRAAGTVDVLHLRMADVGTLAASSVARELEIPVVFTVAPDPHSVINAMDAAGSLTRANFGAVDEVEHFWFRARLVQRMAADAAHTVLFPRPELERDMRDLVGIDITAHPERHSVVAEGIDLTVIERSVEAALRADPADFADLDALLQTLPASRRHLPLAVTVGRLHRVKGMATLVHAWADDAALRERCNLLVIGGDLVSPSVDERGQLDLIGTAVPLQTAAEHGLLLAGHRANDSVARWLAAARHGRPGLAGPNGVYVCASMKEEFGIALLEAMATGLTVVAPDAGGPATYVEDGTTGFLVNTADARTLAGGISDALDLAAGPFGEEFAQRAADMVAGTFAIQAMADTLAGVYRSVAEAQDALDWALSAS, encoded by the coding sequence GTGGGGACGCATACGACGCTGGATTCGATCCGACAGGCTGACAGCATCCTGGCCGGTATCCGCGGCGCGGACGACCTGACCATCGCCGCCAGCCGGGACGGCGGCAATCGCGCCGTGCGCCTGCTCGCCCAGGCCGCGCTCGACCCCACCGACCAGCTCACCGCCATCGCGGCCGTGCACGCCCTGGCCCAGGTGTTCGACGAATCCGCCGACGATGTGCTCGTCGCGCTTCTCGAGCACGACTCGGCGTTCCTCCGCGAGCACGCCGCCTGGGCCTTCGGCACCAGGCTGCCGCGATTCGACGCCATCGCCGGACTGCTGCGCATGGTCGTGGCCGGCGGCTTCTCCGGCATGATCGCCCAGCGCACCCTCGAGCAGTGGGCGGCGTCGGCTCCGGAGCACGTGGTGCTGGCCGCGGAGGGCGCGATGCTCGGTGTCGTGGACCCGCCCGCCCGCGCCCGCCTGGTGGAGACCATCGGCCTCATCGCCGGTCGCATCCCGCAGCGGATGCTGACACGCATCGCGGCCGACCTTGCCGAACACCTCGACGCGCGCGCTGCCGCCGTCGCCGCCCTGGGCGACCGCCAGGCGACCGACGCCGCCATCGCACTGGTGACGACCCTGGCCCGTGGCGACGACGACCTGGCCGACGTGGCCAGACTGGCCCTGCTCGACCTCACGGTTCCCGCCTACCCGCGCGCGCCCTGGAGCCAGGGCCAGACCGTGGCCCAGCTGTTCCTGCACGCCGACATCGACCGGGAACTCAGCCAGGTCGGCTCCGGTGACAACGGCGGCATCGCCACCCTGCTGGTGCGCCTGGGCGACGCCCTGGTGGCGGCGGACGACGCCGATGCGCTCGGGTTCGAGCCGGCCGTCGACCGGGTGCTCACCCTGTCGCGCGGCGGCCCCGCCGACGCGCTGGCCTGCCTCCCCGAGGTCAGTTCCACCCTCTCCGGCCACGCCTTCGCGACGGTACCGTTCCTGGGCGCCCCGATCTCGTCCGCGGAATCCTGGCCGCGGCGAGTGGCCGTGCAGCGCGGCATCCGTCGCATCCTGCGCGCGGCCGGCACCGTGGATGTGCTGCACCTGCGCATGGCCGACGTCGGCACCCTCGCGGCGTCGTCGGTGGCCCGCGAACTCGAGATCCCCGTGGTCTTCACCGTCGCGCCCGACCCGCACAGCGTCATCAACGCCATGGACGCCGCCGGGTCGCTCACCCGCGCCAACTTCGGTGCCGTCGACGAGGTGGAGCACTTCTGGTTCCGGGCCCGGCTCGTGCAGCGGATGGCCGCCGACGCCGCGCACACAGTGCTCTTCCCCCGCCCCGAACTCGAACGGGACATGCGCGACCTCGTCGGAATCGACATCACCGCGCACCCCGAACGCCACTCCGTCGTGGCTGAGGGCATCGACCTCACCGTGATCGAACGCTCCGTCGAGGCCGCTCTGCGGGCGGACCCCGCCGACTTCGCCGACCTCGACGCCCTGCTGCAGACTCTGCCGGCCTCGCGGCGCCACCTGCCGCTCGCGGTGACGGTGGGCCGCCTGCACCGGGTGAAGGGCATGGCCACGCTCGTGCACGCCTGGGCCGACGATGCCGCCCTGCGAGAACGCTGCAACCTGCTGGTGATCGGGGGAGACCTGGTCTCCCCGTCCGTCGACGAACGCGGCCAGCTCGATCTGATCGGCACCGCGGTGCCGCTGCAGACCGCCGCCGAGCACGGCCTGCTGCTGGCCGGACACCGCGCCAACGACTCCGTCGCCCGCTGGCTGGCCGCCGCCCGCCACGGCCGGCCCGGCCTGGCCGGGCCGAACGGCGTGTACGTCTGCGCGAGCATGAAGGAAGAATTCGGCATCGCCCTGCTCGAGGCCATGGCCACCGGCCTCACCGTCGTCGCCCCCGACGCCGGCGGGCCGGCCACCTATGTCGAGGACGGCACCACCGGGTTCCTGGTGAACACGGCGGATGCCCGCACCCTCGCCGGCGGCATCTCCGACGCCCTCGACCTGGCCGCGGGCCCGTTCGGCGAGGAGTTCGCCCAGCGCGCCGCCGACATGGTCGCCGGCACCTTCGCGATCCAGGCCATGGCGGACACCCTCGCCGGTGTCTACAGGTCGGTCGCCGAGGCGCAGGACGCCCTCGACTGGGCTTTGAGCGCCTCATGA
- the clpS gene encoding ATP-dependent Clp protease adapter ClpS, producing the protein MPQIDESTRVREAISLDRPWVTVVWDDPVNLMSYVAYVFRSYFGVTAAEAERLMLQVHNNGRAIVATGDRESMERHVEAMHGYGLWATLDKAEE; encoded by the coding sequence GTGCCCCAGATCGATGAATCCACCCGCGTTCGAGAGGCGATCTCCCTCGATCGCCCCTGGGTGACCGTGGTCTGGGACGACCCGGTGAACCTGATGTCCTACGTCGCCTACGTGTTCCGCAGCTACTTCGGCGTCACCGCGGCCGAGGCCGAGCGCCTCATGCTGCAGGTGCACAACAACGGCCGCGCCATCGTGGCCACGGGCGACCGCGAGTCGATGGAACGGCACGTCGAAGCCATGCACGGCTACGGGCTCTGGGCCACGCTGGACAAGGCCGAAGAGTGA
- a CDS encoding glycosyltransferase — MTLLIISPDYASHLFPLATLGTAWRARGERVVVASGPATAGIVAEFGFERVNLQLGRGSNPGTIRAEDQPTGEDDALRGFFDATRVGLVETLRFQAEARSSDLLWNPVVVAREVQRIVDEVQPDQVIVDHLAFSARLALISAGVQHADVVLGHPTALPVGDEVYGYPAAWPAAFTPDPLELVQLRLLCERVRDDFTLQWNDALLQLDPTAPPSGDAFTETGDVLLLNYPAELHDPARTALLPEHAFLGSAVRTEADDPDVSRWLAEADDRPIVYVSFGSFLSVRGDVLARVAEALRGLDVRVAIAVGSTDAAELGPIPDSWLVRSFLPQVAILAHAALAVTHGGNNSVTEAMTAGVPLLVLPFSTDQFAGAAALDESGFGLSLDPNTATADALRQAAVALLELSGEPRERLRALSASLVAEAGPARAYATLQEVPSGEQPAA; from the coding sequence ATGACCCTGCTGATCATCAGTCCGGACTACGCCTCCCACCTGTTCCCGCTCGCCACCCTCGGCACCGCTTGGCGAGCGAGGGGCGAGCGTGTGGTCGTGGCCAGCGGACCGGCCACGGCCGGCATCGTCGCGGAGTTCGGCTTCGAACGGGTGAACCTGCAGCTCGGCCGCGGGTCGAACCCCGGCACCATCCGCGCCGAAGACCAGCCCACCGGAGAGGACGACGCGCTGCGCGGCTTCTTCGACGCCACCAGGGTGGGCCTCGTGGAAACCCTCAGGTTCCAGGCCGAGGCGCGCAGCAGCGACCTGCTCTGGAACCCCGTTGTTGTTGCCCGCGAGGTGCAGCGCATCGTGGACGAGGTCCAGCCTGACCAGGTGATCGTCGACCATCTCGCCTTCAGCGCCCGCCTGGCCCTGATCAGCGCCGGGGTGCAGCACGCCGACGTCGTTCTCGGGCATCCGACCGCCCTGCCCGTCGGCGATGAGGTCTATGGCTACCCGGCTGCGTGGCCCGCCGCGTTCACGCCGGATCCGCTCGAGCTGGTGCAGCTGCGCCTGCTCTGCGAACGGGTGCGCGACGACTTCACCCTGCAGTGGAACGACGCCCTGTTACAGCTGGACCCGACCGCTCCGCCCAGCGGCGACGCGTTCACCGAAACCGGCGACGTGCTGCTGCTCAACTACCCGGCCGAGCTGCACGACCCGGCCCGCACCGCGCTGTTGCCTGAGCACGCTTTCCTCGGTTCGGCCGTGCGCACCGAGGCCGACGACCCGGACGTGAGCCGGTGGCTCGCCGAGGCCGACGACCGCCCGATCGTCTACGTGAGCTTCGGCAGCTTCCTGTCGGTGCGCGGCGACGTTCTCGCCCGGGTGGCGGAGGCGCTGCGCGGTCTCGACGTGCGCGTCGCGATCGCCGTCGGATCCACCGACGCGGCCGAGCTCGGGCCGATCCCGGATTCCTGGCTGGTGCGGTCCTTCCTGCCCCAGGTGGCGATCCTGGCGCACGCGGCCCTGGCCGTGACCCACGGCGGCAACAACTCCGTCACCGAGGCCATGACGGCCGGGGTGCCGCTCCTGGTGCTGCCGTTCTCGACCGACCAGTTCGCCGGTGCCGCCGCGCTCGACGAGTCCGGCTTCGGCCTGTCCCTCGACCCCAACACGGCGACCGCGGATGCGCTGCGGCAGGCCGCGGTCGCGCTGCTCGAGTTGAGCGGAGAGCCGCGTGAACGGCTGCGGGCGCTGAGCGCGTCCCTCGTCGCCGAAGCGGGACCGGCGCGGGCCTATGCGACCCTGCAAGAGGTGCCGAGCGGAGAACAGCCGGCGGCCTGA
- a CDS encoding HNH endonuclease family protein, with protein sequence MRNRRLLILIVVGAVIAGVGYFSTDTFTDTAAPTAPATGQTSTAPIPVPASTLTSAEALALLAALPDAVYTDDGSYSGNRESLFGEAWSFDFDQNGCDTRNDILTRDLTGTDIDPATCRVYTGILTDPYTGETIDFVRGQETSADVQIDHLLPLKAVYATGGEAWPAEKREALANDPVNLLAVKGTENSSKSDSLPSDWLPGFYPDVSDRHDLGQRVAWDDLPEDTGLQCWYIDKLVPVFVAYDLGVTPEDRAAMTAVLDTCDA encoded by the coding sequence GTGAGAAACCGCCGTCTGCTGATCCTGATCGTGGTCGGAGCCGTCATCGCCGGAGTCGGCTATTTCTCCACCGACACCTTTACCGACACCGCCGCGCCCACCGCCCCCGCAACGGGGCAGACCAGCACAGCGCCGATTCCGGTCCCGGCGTCCACGCTCACCAGCGCAGAGGCCCTGGCGCTGCTGGCCGCGCTGCCGGACGCGGTCTACACCGACGACGGCAGCTACTCAGGCAACCGGGAGTCGTTGTTCGGCGAGGCCTGGAGCTTTGATTTCGACCAGAACGGCTGCGACACCCGCAACGACATCCTCACCCGCGACCTCACCGGCACCGACATCGACCCGGCGACCTGCCGGGTGTACACGGGCATCCTCACCGACCCGTACACGGGCGAGACCATCGACTTCGTGCGCGGCCAGGAGACCTCGGCCGACGTGCAGATCGACCATCTGCTGCCGCTGAAGGCCGTGTACGCCACCGGGGGCGAGGCCTGGCCGGCGGAGAAGCGCGAGGCCCTGGCCAACGACCCGGTCAACCTGCTGGCGGTGAAGGGCACCGAGAATTCGTCGAAGTCCGACTCGCTGCCGAGCGACTGGCTGCCCGGCTTCTACCCGGACGTCTCCGACCGGCACGACCTGGGCCAGCGCGTGGCCTGGGACGACCTGCCGGAGGACACCGGCCTGCAGTGCTGGTACATCGACAAACTGGTGCCGGTCTTCGTGGCCTACGACCTCGGTGTCACCCCGGAGGACCGTGCCGCCATGACAGCGGTGCTGGACACCTGCGACGCCTGA
- a CDS encoding APC family permease, translating into MTETLETTAGTAPPRALTGSLGVTAIVLMVVAAAAPLTVIGGAAPLGILLGNGVGFPAMFAIAAIILLFFAVGLAAMTRHVPKPGAFFTFVNYGLGKPAGLATAFLALLTYTTIQVSVHGYVGYILSVTVTGLGGPDLPWYLYSLAVVALVGVLGYRHIDLSSKVLGVLLIGEVGIVLVLVVAVVLAGGADGLSLAPFEPNNVLSGSPSVGLMFAIAAFIGFESTAIFRDEAKDPARTIPRATYVAVIGIGVFYTLASWALVMAWGPDGVVAQAAQDPGAMILITTLAYLGSVGELVMNVLLITSMLACVLSFHNVITRYQHSMSTAKVLPDVLSSVHPKHSAPHVSSVVQTITAGLLIVLFALLGLDPVLQVFTWFSGVATLSVALLMAVTSIAVVVYFARTRQDRRLWNTVIAPTLGFIGLIVSAVLIALNFPFLIGDVNAAGEPSFGVLTAVLLGLIVLFPLGGLLQALWLKRHNPAVYDQITDAIGA; encoded by the coding sequence ATGACCGAAACGTTAGAAACCACCGCCGGAACCGCTCCGCCGCGGGCCCTCACCGGCTCGCTGGGCGTCACCGCCATCGTGCTGATGGTGGTTGCCGCCGCGGCACCGCTCACCGTCATCGGCGGCGCAGCGCCGCTGGGGATCCTGCTCGGCAATGGCGTCGGCTTCCCGGCCATGTTCGCGATCGCCGCGATAATCCTCCTGTTCTTCGCCGTGGGCCTGGCCGCGATGACCCGGCACGTGCCCAAGCCCGGCGCCTTCTTCACCTTCGTCAACTACGGCCTCGGCAAGCCCGCCGGCCTGGCCACCGCGTTCCTGGCGCTGCTCACATACACGACCATCCAGGTATCGGTGCACGGCTACGTCGGCTACATCCTCTCGGTCACGGTGACCGGGCTGGGCGGCCCCGACCTGCCCTGGTACCTCTACTCCCTGGCCGTCGTGGCCCTCGTGGGCGTGCTGGGCTACCGCCACATCGACCTGAGCTCCAAGGTGCTCGGCGTGCTGCTCATCGGCGAGGTCGGCATCGTGCTCGTGCTCGTGGTGGCCGTGGTTCTCGCCGGCGGCGCCGACGGCCTCTCGCTGGCCCCGTTCGAACCGAACAACGTGCTCAGCGGCTCGCCGTCGGTGGGTCTGATGTTCGCCATCGCGGCCTTCATCGGCTTCGAATCCACCGCCATCTTCCGCGACGAGGCCAAGGACCCGGCCCGCACCATCCCGCGGGCCACCTACGTGGCCGTGATCGGTATCGGCGTGTTCTACACCCTCGCCTCCTGGGCGCTCGTGATGGCCTGGGGCCCGGACGGCGTGGTCGCCCAGGCGGCCCAGGACCCCGGCGCGATGATCCTGATCACCACGCTTGCCTACCTCGGTTCGGTCGGCGAGCTCGTCATGAACGTGCTGCTGATCACGAGCATGCTGGCCTGCGTGCTGTCCTTCCACAACGTCATCACGCGCTACCAGCACTCGATGTCCACCGCCAAGGTGCTGCCGGATGTGCTCTCCTCCGTGCACCCCAAGCACTCCGCCCCGCACGTCTCCTCGGTCGTGCAGACCATCACGGCCGGTCTGCTGATCGTGCTCTTCGCCCTGCTCGGCCTTGACCCGGTCCTGCAGGTCTTCACCTGGTTCTCCGGGGTCGCCACGCTCTCGGTGGCGCTGCTGATGGCCGTGACGAGCATCGCCGTGGTGGTCTACTTCGCCCGCACCAGGCAGGACCGCCGCCTCTGGAACACCGTCATCGCCCCGACCCTCGGCTTCATCGGCCTCATCGTGTCTGCCGTGCTGATCGCCCTGAACTTCCCGTTCCTGATCGGCGACGTCAACGCCGCCGGCGAGCCCTCCTTCGGGGTGCTCACCGCCGTGCTCCTCGGCCTGATCGTGCTCTTCCCGCTCGGTGGCCTGCTGCAGGCGCTCTGGCTGAAGCGCCACAACCCGGCCGTCTACGACCAGATCACGGATGCCATCGGCGCCTGA